CTCTGGACCATCGTGCTCGAAATCTCCGTCATGATGGCGCAGTTCCCCTCGCGCGCGATCGCCGAGCTCTCCTACGAGTTCCGCACGCTTGGCCTCGGCTACGCCAATATCGGCGGCCTCCTGATGACCATGGGTCTGTCTTATGACTCCAAGGAAGGCCGTGCGCTCTGCGGCGCGCTGACCGCTGTGATGACCGGCATCACCTACAAGACCTCGGCCGAGATCGCGGCCGAGCTCGGCACCTTCCCGGGCTACAAGAAGAACGCCGCGCACATGCTGCGCGTCATCCGCAACCACCGCCGCGCCGCCCATGGCGAAGCCTCCGGCTACGAGGCGCTCAGCGTCAACCCGGTGCCGCTCGACCACGCCTCGTGCCCGCAAGCCGACATCGTCACACGTGCGATGGCGGCCTGGGATGCGGCGCTCGAACTCGGCGAGAAGCACGGCTATCGCAACGCCCAGACCACGGTGATCGCGCCGACCGGCACGATCGGCCTCGTGATGGATTGCGACACCACCGGCATCGAGCCCGACTTCGCGCTGGTGAAGTTCAAGAAGCTGGCCGGCGGCGGCTACTTCAAGATCATCAACCGTGCGGTACCATCAGCGCTGCGCGCGCTCGGCTATCGCGAGAGCGAGATCGCGGAGATCGAAGCCTACGCCGTCGGCCACGGCTCGCTCTCCAACGCGCCCGGCATCAACGCCTCGACCCTCAAGGCCAAGGGCTTCACCGATGAAGCCATCGCCAAGGTCGAGAAGGCCCTGCCGACCGCCTTCGACATCAAGTTCGCCTTCAACAAGTGGACCTTTGGCGAGGACTTCATCCGCGACCAGCTCGGCATCGGCGCCGAGGCGATCGCGGCCCCCGGTTTCGACCTGCTCCAGGCCGTGGGCTTCACCAAGCGCGAGATCGAGGCGGCCAACGTGCACATCTGCGGCGCGATGACGGTCGAAGGTGCCCCGCACCTCAAGGCCGAGCACTATCCGGTGTTCGACTGCGCCAACCCCTGCGGCAAGATCGGCAAGCGCTACCTGTCGGTCGAGAGCCACATCCGCATGATGGCGGCGGCGCAGCCCTTCATCTCGGGTGCGATCTCCAAGACCATCAACATGCCGAACGACGCCACGGTGGAGGACTGCAAGTCCGCCTACATGCTGTCGTGGAAACTCGCTTTGAAAGCCAACGCGCTCTATCGCGACGGCTCGAAGCTGTCCCAGCCGCTCAACTCGCAGCTCATCAGCGACGATGAGGACGAGGACGATGCGGTCGAGACGCTCTACGAGAAGCCGATGGCCGCACGCGCGACCCAGGTCTCGGAGAAGATCGTCGAGAAGCTGGTCGAGCGCATCATCGTGATGCGCGAGCGCGAGAAGATGCCTGACCGACGCAAGGGTTACACCCAGAAGGCGGTCGTCGGCGGCCACAAGGTCTACCTGCGCACCGGCGAGTATGACGACGGCCGTCTCGGCGAGATCTTCATCGACATGCACAAGGAAGGCGCAGCGCTCCGCTCCTTCATCAACAATTTTGCGATCGCGGTCTCCCTCGGTCTGCAATACGGCGTGCCGCTCGACGAGTATGTCGACGCCTTCACCTTCACCCGCTTCGAGCCGGCGGGCCCCGTGCAGGGCAACGACAGCATCAAGTACGCGACCTCGATCCTCGACTACGTCTTCCGCGAGCTGGCGGTGAGCTACATGTCGCGCTTCGATCTCGCCCATGTCGATCCGACCGAGTCGAACTTCGACGCGCTCGGCAAGGGCGTCGAGGAAGGCAAGGAGCCAGACGAGACCCAGCACGCGACCAAGCTGGTCTCGCGCGGCCTCACCCGCTCGCGGACGGACAATTTGGTCGTGATGCGCGGCGGCAGCGCCGCGGTCGCCCAAGGCAACGACAGCGCGCCATCCGGCGGCAGCAAGGTCACCGCCCTCGCCGCGCACGGCGCAAGCGCCCGCGCCGGCGACGCCATCGAAGGCGCCGTCGCCCTGAAGCAGGAAGCCAGCCACGACCTCTCGCCAACCGAGAAGCTCGAGGCACTGCAGTGGAGCAAGGCCGGCAGCGCCGCGACGATCGCGGCTCCCAGCAAGGCCGAGCGCCGCGCGGAAGCCAAGGCCAAGGGCTACGAGGGCGAGATGTGCTCGGAATGCGGCAACTTCACGCTGGTGCGGAATGGCACCTGCATGAAGTGCGATACTTGCGGGTCCACGACGGGGTGTTCGTGAGCGTGACAAACTAGGATCACCACACAAACAACTGACATTTCGATGGGCGGAGGGTTAAATCCTCCGCCCACAATATTTTCGGTGTTAGCTTCAGGTCTGCCAACCAGATGCAGCCGGAAGAGCTGGCGGCGGAACCAATCGCCCACCATTGTTTTGAGATACGCTGACTCAGGTAGTGGGCGGCATTGACGAGTTGAGAGGCGAAAATGTTCCTGACGGGACTTGGCGCACTGCTCATCTTTGGCGGACTTCTGTACATGGCACGCGCCACGATTTGGCGGGGACCACTGAGCGGTCGGGATTCGCCTCGGAAGGTTCGCGACACGCTGGAACCGCCGCGCCGGGGCTTGGGATTCCTTGGAATCGGATCGAACTGGCCGGGGATTCTTCTGATGGCCAGCGGCGCAATACTGATTGCGTCAGGCGCCAGCTTCTAGGCTTGGCCCGATGGCCAACATGCAACTCGCAGAATGGGTGAAGCGGCCTGTCCGCCGTAGCTCGACGAGAAGGCGGAAACCCATCATGACACCACGACTGTTGACGAATTTTGCTGCGCTCTGGTTGAGCTTTGACTAGCCCTCGATCTGGTCGACGACGAGGTCGATGACGGATCGTTGTCAGCATGGACTCCCGTTTTTATCGGCTCGATCTCCCTGAGGTCCCAGCAAGCGTAGCCCGGATGTCGCTCACACTCCATCCGGGCCACTCGCTTCTCACCCCTCATCATTCGCCACCGCGTGTCGACGCGCCCGTCTCGCAGCTCGCCTCGCCGCTTTCCTCGCAACCCAGCGCGCGCGAAACTGCTTTGCGGCACGAAAGGTCCGCGGTGCGACGACCTGAAATGCCAACGAGGCGATTCCAGCGACCACCCCCTTGACCACGTCGAAAGCGAAATCGGGTCCAAAATACTCCCACACGACCCTGCCTCCTTCTCGCGAAGGCGCCGCCGGGCGGAATGGGTAGCTTGCGAACATGAAAAAGCCCCGTCCGTCACCGGCGGGGCCTCGGGAAAATCTCTGTACGCCCAGTTCAGCGCACGCGAAATCTCTCAGTACACCCGCTCATGGTGGACTCGATGAACCAGCTGCAAAGCATGGCGGTGCGATGAAAAACGCCCATAGCGATCACCCAGAAAATTCGAAATGCGAAGGTGCCAGATGCGCAATGCCAAACGCGCGCACGAGAGGCCGGTTGGCGGCAGATAAACAGACTGAACGGCCGCCGTCTGTGGCGTAATTCACATCTGCGATATGACATTTTTTGGGCGCAGTCCGGTTAGCCCTGCCGCTGCGCCAGCCCAGAACCCGCACAGTCAGCCAGAATGTCCGCTTCCAATCGTCCATTCCTCCCTCGCCTGCGCAGGGTTAGGCGGCGCGCCCGGTGGGCACGAAAGACGTTCTCGCGCGCACCACGGATGGTTCGGATCGCAGCCGGCCTGGCTATCCTGCTCGCGTCTCTCGCCCTCCTAAACATCGCCTACCACGTCATCCGCAAGCCCACCGAACTCTTCGTCTTCGTCGGCAATTCCCTCGACAAGGATCCATCCGAGACCTGGCGTCAGTACGGCCCCCTCTTCCGCACCTACTCCACGGCAACGATCACGCCCGAATTGCTGGCCGCGCTGGCGCAAATCGAGAGCTCCGGCAATCCGGTGGCGCGCACCTACTGGCGCTGGCGGTGGAGTTTCAATCCGCTGGCGATCTACCGGCCCGCCTCCAGCGCAGTCGGCCTCTTCCAGATGACCGATCCGGCCCTCGGCGAAGCCGCACGGTTCTGTGTCCGCGGCAACGCGGTCACGGAGACCGGTTGCGGGTCCGCGTCCCTCTACATTCGCACGATCCCGAGCCACGCCATCGAGCTGGCGTCGGCGTATCTGGACCGCAATGTCGCGCTGGTTCTCGCCCTCGCGGGCGATGTGAAGGCAAGCGCCCGGCAGAAGCAGGATCTGGCCGCCTTCATTCATCTCTGCGGCGCAGGACCCGCCACGGCCTATGCGCGCCGCAAGTTTCAGATTCTGCCCGGCGAGCGGTGCGGCGATCACCTCGCCGCAAGCTATGTCGCCAGGGTCAGCGCGATGAAGCGGCAGTTTTTGCGGCTTGCGGCGGATGACGGCGGTTAGT
This is a stretch of genomic DNA from Bradyrhizobium sp. CB2312. It encodes these proteins:
- a CDS encoding vitamin B12-dependent ribonucleotide reductase, giving the protein MRIERRHTTSGQSPYAGIEFRLTTSEIRNPDGSVVFKLDNVEIPTEWSQVASDVLAQKYFRKAGVAARLKKVEEESVPSFLWRSVPDTEALSQLPEKERFVSELSAKQVFDRLAGCWTYWGWKGGYFTSDEDAQAFYDELRYMLAMQMVAPNSPQWFNTGLHWAYGIDGPGQGHYYVDPFTGKLTKSKSAYEHPQPHACFIQGVGDDLVNEGGIMDLWVREARLFKYGSGTGSNFSRLRGEGEKLSGGGRSSGLMSFLKIGDRAAGAIKSGGTTRRAAKMVVVDVDHPDIETYIDWKVKEEQKVAALVTGSKINQKHLKAVLKACVNCEGSGDDCFDPEKNPALRREIKLARRSLVPDNYIKRVIQFAKQGYKDIQFDTYDTDWDSEAYLTVSGQNSNNSVSLKDDFLRAVETDGDWNLNARTSKKVTKTLKARDLWEKIGYAAWASADPGLHFNTTMNDWHTCKASGDIRASNPCSEYMFLDDTACNLASANLLTFYNTTTKQFDVAGYEHLCQLWTIVLEISVMMAQFPSRAIAELSYEFRTLGLGYANIGGLLMTMGLSYDSKEGRALCGALTAVMTGITYKTSAEIAAELGTFPGYKKNAAHMLRVIRNHRRAAHGEASGYEALSVNPVPLDHASCPQADIVTRAMAAWDAALELGEKHGYRNAQTTVIAPTGTIGLVMDCDTTGIEPDFALVKFKKLAGGGYFKIINRAVPSALRALGYRESEIAEIEAYAVGHGSLSNAPGINASTLKAKGFTDEAIAKVEKALPTAFDIKFAFNKWTFGEDFIRDQLGIGAEAIAAPGFDLLQAVGFTKREIEAANVHICGAMTVEGAPHLKAEHYPVFDCANPCGKIGKRYLSVESHIRMMAAAQPFISGAISKTINMPNDATVEDCKSAYMLSWKLALKANALYRDGSKLSQPLNSQLISDDEDEDDAVETLYEKPMAARATQVSEKIVEKLVERIIVMREREKMPDRRKGYTQKAVVGGHKVYLRTGEYDDGRLGEIFIDMHKEGAALRSFINNFAIAVSLGLQYGVPLDEYVDAFTFTRFEPAGPVQGNDSIKYATSILDYVFRELAVSYMSRFDLAHVDPTESNFDALGKGVEEGKEPDETQHATKLVSRGLTRSRTDNLVVMRGGSAAVAQGNDSAPSGGSKVTALAAHGASARAGDAIEGAVALKQEASHDLSPTEKLEALQWSKAGSAATIAAPSKAERRAEAKAKGYEGEMCSECGNFTLVRNGTCMKCDTCGSTTGCS
- a CDS encoding transglycosylase SLT domain-containing protein, which translates into the protein MSASNRPFLPRLRRVRRRARWARKTFSRAPRMVRIAAGLAILLASLALLNIAYHVIRKPTELFVFVGNSLDKDPSETWRQYGPLFRTYSTATITPELLAALAQIESSGNPVARTYWRWRWSFNPLAIYRPASSAVGLFQMTDPALGEAARFCVRGNAVTETGCGSASLYIRTIPSHAIELASAYLDRNVALVLALAGDVKASARQKQDLAAFIHLCGAGPATAYARRKFQILPGERCGDHLAASYVARVSAMKRQFLRLAADDGG